Part of the Salvelinus fontinalis isolate EN_2023a chromosome 1, ASM2944872v1, whole genome shotgun sequence genome is shown below.
AGATGCATTCATGTTGTGCAGTATGCGCTACATTTAGACTGTCTGTGACACCTTGTTTAACGCCTTGTTATGACATACTTTTACTTGACATAGGCTAGAATGTGTTTTGATGTAGTCAGTGTAGTATGCACATGTAGCTCATATAAAACGGCATTTCAGGACAAAGCAGGGCTTGTCTGGTCGAGGTTAGTGGTTAAATGATTCAGACGTGATGTATCCAGAAGATATAggtcagacaggcaggcagatccAGTCCCATCTATTGAGCTTGTCACCAGAGAGCTGGAGGAGACATGGGTCACATCATCATCCCATAGCCTGAGAACGCTGGAGCACAACGGAGTGCTCTGAAAAATAGATGACAGAATGTAGGTTAACGCGGCGGTTCCCTCCTTGGGTGCGTTCGACTGTGTAGTGTTAGGAAAATATTTTAGTAAGTAAAACACCATTGGAAGCTTTTAGTGTCCTTTACCaattttaaccccccccccccccccagaggggttgggttaaatgcagaagacacatttcagttgaatgcattcagttgtgcaactgactaggtatccctctttcttttctcttctctctcctaatCTCTCCACCCCCACTTTCAggagaaactggagcagcagtatGCCCAAAGCTACAAGCAGATCAACATGCTGGAGGGTGACCTGGGTCAGACCCGGGGCATCAAGGAGCAGCTCCACAAATACGTCCGGGAGCTGGAGCAGTCCAACGACGACCTGGAAAGAGCCAAGAGGTCAGCAAAGAGACCAGACCACTACACAGTATCTAACAGACACATACTGGATACAGCATTAGAAGACGAGCTGTAGGAGTCATAATTTGATATTTACTGTGTACTTCAGGGTTATGTTCATTTTGGAGGAAAAGGGCAATATCTAACAGTAGTACTAATCTAACAATTTAAGCAAAGGTAGTCATCCTCTGACCATCTTTCAGAAAATAAACCCATATATTTACCCCATGCAGAGAGGTGCTGATCAATGATGGAGGCTGAGGTGCTTGTTGTGTGCTTCCTAGTTAATTTTACACTGTGCTCTTCATTGGGAGTAATCAGACAGATGGCAAATCTCCATGCCAATTAAAACACTTGCCCAATTGGGTCTGATTGCTGAATTGAATTGGATTCAGGTCAGCACTGTCACACATCGCCAGAGATGTAGATTACTTGGAGGAATCGGGACATTTGTTTGTCACTAAACATTCATTTTCTAGTAAAAATTATGAGCTGACGCACACCTAACATTTTTGGTAGAGTTGCTGACTAACAGAGAGTACACTGTATAAATAGAAAGTCACACAAATTAAATGTATTCTCCTTTATTTCCTTCTGCAGGGCTACGATCGTGTCCCTGGAGGATTTTGAGCAGCGTCTGAACCAGGCCATCGAAAGGAATGCCTTCCTGGAGAGTGAGCTTGATGAGAAAGAGTCCCTCCTGGTCTCAGTGCAGAGATTAAAAGATGAGGCCAGAGGTGCTTATTGATCCAGTTTCACTCAAACCCCTGCCTGCCTTCACTCATTAGAAAATGAGCTGTTCTCTGTGAAATTAATAGAACCCATGTTCTCACAGCATTGCTTACAGCTGCAAATTATTGTTGGGAGAGACTATAACAGCATTATCCTCAATTTGAATGTCTGGTGTCAATATGGTCTGTTttatggggcctcccgggtggcgcagtggtctagggcactgcatcgcagtgctaactgcgccaccagagtctctgggttcgcccccaggctctgtcgcagccggccgcgaccgggaggtccgtggggcgacgcacaattgggctagcgtcgtccgggttagggagggtttggccggtagggatttccttgtctcatcgcgctccagcgactcctgtggcgggctgggcgcagtgcgcgctaaccaagggggccaggtgcacggtgtttcctccgacacattggtgcggctggcttccgggttggaggcgcgctgtgttaaagaagcagtgcggcttggttgggttgtgcttcggaggacgcatgactttcgaccttcgtctctcccgagcccgtacgggagttgtagcgatgagacaagatagtaattactagcgattggataacacgaaaattggggagaaaaggggagaaaatttattataataaaaaaattacaaaaataataataatatggtcTGTTTTAGAGTTAAATATTATGTCTGTCTGCTTCTCTGTCAGACCTACGACAGGAGCTCGCCGTCCGAGAGCGAAATACGGACTTGACCAGGATGTCGGCACCCGCCTCGCCCACCCAGGAGGACAACGACAAGATGGATTCCTCTGTCCAggcctcactgtctctccccgcCACGCCGCTCGCCAATAGTCTGGACAACGCCTTCGCCAACCCAACAGGTACCCTTTTGCTCTGACCCCAACACCTCAATATGTTGCCTAACCTTTTTTtatgtgcagtatactgtatgtatttatctAATTGTATTTATTTCCCCCCAGAGTTGTCAAACGGCCTTGGTAACTCACTAACTCCCTCTGCCAGAATATCAGCACTCAACATCGTAGGTGACCTGCTTCGGAAAGTAGGGGTGAGACATACATTTGTACATTTGTTTTTTCCATTTGTACAGATCACTATTCACCGTGTGCCCTGGTACACTGAGACTGttggtgtttctcaatatgcatactaccgtCCTGCACACTCTCATGCTCCAAGTACATTATCCGAGGATGTTCTCTTGAGTACGTTCTTGTGAGGACTAGCGCATGGAGAACgcataaaacattacatttgagtAGCACTCGCactcctactgtattacctcactctgtatctccccattcactgaaccttcttccagccaggacaatggcaacAATAGAGACGAAACAAGAAATAGACAAAGCAAACGTTTTACTTCATAATTATCAGCTAGATATGTGAATCATTGTAATCTAGCTAGCTCGCCAGCTAAACAGGAAAAAATGACCTAAAATGAATTTTATGCAAGGTACAGTAGATGTCAATTCTTCGTGggtgggtagctagctaacaattctTTGTGCCTAGCCAGTTAGCCTTACTATGACTTACTATGGACTTACCCATTCACTGAACCTTCCTTCTTCTAACCAAGGCAATGGTAGAGACTAAACAATATATACAAAAAGCAAACGTTTTACTTCATAACTGTCAGCTAGTTATATGTGAATTGTAATAATGTAGCTAACCAGATAGTATAAGTGGCAAAAATGGCCTAAAACAAATATTATCCAAGGTAGATGTAAATTCTTTGTGGGTAGCAAGCTAACAATTCTTCGTGACTATCTGTTTAGCTAacagtagtagctagccagttagctctATTGACTTACTATGGGCTTGTGACCTACGCATTCTATAGTGGGTATTGTAGGCAGGTAACCATGCCAAAATTAACATAGCATGTATTTATTAACGTATCAAGATAAAATATTGTAGTCAAGCAACATATGAGATGTGAATAGGCAACATTTCATTCTGAAGTCGGTGTATTTTCTCTCACTTCAGCTCAAATAATGGCCATTGATTGAGAAAATTTGCGTCATTTCTTATGTGGTTGCGTCATATTTATTTTCATACTTTCCGTTGAAGATTGCATCGATGCATGCGTTAAAATAGAGAAGTGCGCTCCGTTTCGCATACTTTGATTTGGACTCATACTCCAACCCTCCCGTGCTCCAATTTGCGTGCTCGGAGCACGGTAGTATGCGTTTTGAAAAACACTCCTTGTCTTATACCATATTGTAATTTCTTGCTAATAGTGGAAGGCCTCTTATCTTTCTGCATTCTCTATGTCCGTCTCAGGCTCTGGAGTCTAAGCTGGCAGCCTGCAGGAACTTTGCCAAGGACCAGAAAGCCAGAAAGTCTTACGCCATCACGGAAAACGGGAACGTGATCAACGGCAACACAGCCAAGTTCTCCCATACCCTCCACATGACGTCGTCGTACTACGACAAAACGTAAGTCGAAGCCCGCTTCCACTTCACCCTCAGTGAGCCACACATTACTCATTGGTGACGAATAGGAAATGAAAGCTTAGATTTTATGAGAAAGAAACTTGGCAAAAGACAACAACGTTTCATAATGTGAAATTGTCTTTATTTGGATATAGGCCTAATGCATTTGTCATTTTTATTTGCTGTGTTAAGCAGTCAGTCACTCCTAAGACCGTTTTGTTTCAGTTAGATTTTTTAACGTTGATAAATTTGACTgtagaaatgtgtatttgaaatgcttgtttagtgttgggaGTCTATGGAGATGTGTTGAGTTATGGATGTTGATGAGGTCTCTCAGACCCTTGTGTTTTTccccagcaggagagagagggtcatATTCCCTGCATTACTTCTGGGTAATGGTCTTCCTCCTCCGATGCTGATGATGTGTGGGGAAGTTAGTCAGTCACCTGCATGCTGTTTGATTAACAAGCTTCCCTCCAGTTCCCATCTAGTGCTTAGGTAGACTCACTCACCGTGGGGCTAGATAACTGCTTTGGGTAGTGGTACATTCCCCTGCTTTCTTAACACTATGCTAATACATCCACATGTGATTAATATGTCTGTCTATTTGCTGGTGTGAGTTGGTAGCTTTCAATATAGTGTCATTCAATTTGGATCAATCATCATATTGAGGGAGGGGGAAATTCTCGGAGGTGTGTTTAATGACCCAGAGGAAAGCATGTAGTGCAATGGAAGGGTTGGTTATGGTACAGTACTTTTGATTTTGTGCTCACATTGTCAATTAACTACAAACTACTGCATGTGAACAAGGCACCACAGTTTTGCAGCTGATTCTAAAGTGCAACGTCAAAAGTAATCTTTCACTGTTCTTATGTAGCTGGTGCTGTCCTTCTGTTGTTCCTTGTTGAGGTTGTATTTCAAGGTATACATACTACTAGATGTCCCATATAGAAGTGGTGTGACTGTGGCAAGGTTGTAGTGTCATGGCGTTGTGTTTCTGCTGTGTGAGGAACTATTGATATGAGGCTGACTGAGCATGCTGAGCAAGACATGGTTACAAGGGCACAGTTTGTTTCACCGCAGGGAGGAGTGGATTATAAATCTATCTTTACAAGAGAGCACACACTGCCAACGCTGTGCCTTACTATTCAGAGTCCTAGCTTGTTTATAGGACACGAGTTTGAAGTGGAGTATATACTACAAAATAACAGTAGAGCTTAGAATTTACTTTGTTTGCCATGGTCCTaaccat
Proteins encoded:
- the LOC129849391 gene encoding nuclear distribution protein nudE-like 1-B isoform X2 — protein: MYTMDTDMIPKFSSKDEEINFWKALSLKYKKNCQEAQEELLEFQEGSRELEAELETQLGQAEHRMRDLHSENSRLKNEVDSLKEKLEQQYAQSYKQINMLEGDLGQTRGIKEQLHKYVRELEQSNDDLERAKRATIVSLEDFEQRLNQAIERNAFLESELDEKESLLVSVQRLKDEARDLRQELAVRERNTDLTRMSAPASPTQEDNDKMDSSVQASLSLPATPLANSLDNAFANPTELSNGLGNSLTPSARISALNIVGDLLRKVGALESKLAACRNFAKDQKARKSYAITENGNVINGNTAKFSHTLHMTSSYYDKTRERVIFPALLLAGR
- the LOC129849391 gene encoding nuclear distribution protein nudE-like 1-A isoform X1; protein product: MYTMDTDMIPKFSSKDEEINFWKALSLKYKKNCQEAQEELLEFQEGSRELEAELETQLGQAEHRMRDLHSENSRLKNEVDSLKEKLEQQYAQSYKQINMLEGDLGQTRGIKEQLHKYVRELEQSNDDLERAKRATIVSLEDFEQRLNQAIERNAFLESELDEKESLLVSVQRLKDEARDLRQELAVRERNTDLTRMSAPASPTQEDNDKMDSSVQASLSLPATPLANSLDNAFANPTELSNGLGNSLTPSARISALNIVGDLLRKVGALESKLAACRNFAKDQKARKSYAITENGNVINGNTAKFSHTLHMTSSYYDKTRAVNGMDPGTLTAITAPPAPSSPGLLPLIM